Proteins encoded together in one Oncorhynchus nerka isolate Pitt River linkage group LG19, Oner_Uvic_2.0, whole genome shotgun sequence window:
- the LOC115147163 gene encoding phosphatidylserine decarboxylase proenzyme, mitochondrial-like isoform X2 has protein sequence MVRCCRSLHSPPSCYNLHRVRVDVRRLRTISSTGAAGEQGGGNDGNVSGHGAQALSHRNRFRLQFPQLALRRRLGQLSCMSRPVLRLRSWPLSFLYYFLTFGALKPLAKVGWRPTSRVALYKTIPTRLLSRAWGRLNQVELPTWLRKPVYSLYIWTFGVNMQEAAVEDLIQYRNLGEFFRRKLKPAVRPVCNSHCVISPADGKILHFGRVRNCEVEQVKGVTYSLETFLGPHTWAEAINCTIKPSNEEDPSSFQDLLVTKEGNELFHCVVYLAPGDYHCFHSPTDWRVAHRRHFPGSLMSVNPGVARWIKELFCHNERVVLSGEWTHGFFSLTAVGATNVGSIRIYFDKELRTNSPRYSKGSYNDFSYLSNNNQEGVSMRKGEHLGEFNLGSTIVLLFEAPHDFTFNLKAGQKIRYGEPLGTM, from the exons ATGGTGAGATGCTGCAGGTCTTTGCATAGCCCTCCGTCTTGCTACAATCTCCACAGAGTTAGGGTTGATGTGCGCCGGCTCCGGACGATCAGCTCCACAGGAGCTGCCGGGGAGCAGGGGGGAGGCAACGACGGCAACGTCTCAGGCCACGGGGCCCAAGCACTCAGCCACAGGAACCGATTCAG GTTGCAGTTCCCTCAGTTGGCCTTGCGGCGTCGTCTTGGCCAGTTGAGCTGCATGTCCCGGCCCGTCTTGCGGCTGCGCTCATGGCCGCTCAGCTTCCTCTACTACTTCCTGACCTTCGGTGCACTCAAGCCCCTGGCCAAGGTCGGCTGGAGACCAACAAGCAGG GTTGCTCTGTACAAGACCATCCCAACACGGCTGCTGTCTCGGGCCTGGGGTCGCCTGAACCAGGTGGAACTACCCACCTGGCTGAGAAAGCCAGTCTACAGTCTGTATATCTGGACGTTTGGCGTCAACATGCAGGAGGCGGCTGTGGAAGACCTAATTCAGTACAGGAACCTGGGAGAGTTCTTTAGACGGAAACTCAAACCGGCTGTCCGGCCCGTGTGCAACTCGCACTgcgtg ATCAGCCCAGCAGATGGGAAGATCCTGCACTTTGGGCGTGTGCGGAACTGTGAGGTGGAGCAAGTCAAAGGTGTCACCTACTCTTTGGAGACCTTCCTGGGACCCCACACCTGGGCTGAGGCCATCAACTGCACCATCAAGCCATCAA ATGAAGAGGACCCCAGCTCATTCCAGGACCTGCTGGTGACTAAAGAGGGGAATGAGCTGTTCCACTGTGTGGTGTACCTGGCTCCAGGAGACTACCACTGCTTCCACTCCCCCACAGACTGGAGGGTGGCCCACAGAAGACACTTCCCTG GCTCTCTGATGTCAGTGAACCCTGGCGTGGCTCGCTGGATCAAAGAACTGTTCTGCCATAACGAGAGAGTGGTGCTGAGCGGAGAGTGGACACACGGCTTCTTCTCCCTCACCGCTGTAGGAGCCACCAATGTGGGCTCCATACGCATCTACTTTGACAAG GAGCTTCGGACCAACAGCCCGCGCTACAGCAAAGGCTCATACAACGACTTCAGCTACTTGTCTAACAACAACCAGGAGGGCGTGAGCATGAGGAAAGGGGAGCACCTGGGAGAGTTCAACCTGGGCTCCACCATCGTCCTGCTCTTCGAGGCTCCGCACGACTTCACCTTCAACCTGAAGGCCGGCCAGAAGATCCGCTACGGAGAACCCCTGGGGACTATGTGA
- the LOC115147163 gene encoding phosphatidylserine decarboxylase proenzyme, mitochondrial-like isoform X4: protein MTPRLQFPQLALRRRLGQLSCMSRPVLRLRSWPLSFLYYFLTFGALKPLAKVGWRPTSRVALYKTIPTRLLSRAWGRLNQVELPTWLRKPVYSLYIWTFGVNMQEAAVEDLIQYRNLGEFFRRKLKPAVRPVCNSHCVISPADGKILHFGRVRNCEVEQVKGVTYSLETFLGPHTWAEAINCTIKPSNEEDPSSFQDLLVTKEGNELFHCVVYLAPGDYHCFHSPTDWRVAHRRHFPGSLMSVNPGVARWIKELFCHNERVVLSGEWTHGFFSLTAVGATNVGSIRIYFDKELRTNSPRYSKGSYNDFSYLSNNNQEGVSMRKGEHLGEFNLGSTIVLLFEAPHDFTFNLKAGQKIRYGEPLGTM, encoded by the exons GTTGCAGTTCCCTCAGTTGGCCTTGCGGCGTCGTCTTGGCCAGTTGAGCTGCATGTCCCGGCCCGTCTTGCGGCTGCGCTCATGGCCGCTCAGCTTCCTCTACTACTTCCTGACCTTCGGTGCACTCAAGCCCCTGGCCAAGGTCGGCTGGAGACCAACAAGCAGG GTTGCTCTGTACAAGACCATCCCAACACGGCTGCTGTCTCGGGCCTGGGGTCGCCTGAACCAGGTGGAACTACCCACCTGGCTGAGAAAGCCAGTCTACAGTCTGTATATCTGGACGTTTGGCGTCAACATGCAGGAGGCGGCTGTGGAAGACCTAATTCAGTACAGGAACCTGGGAGAGTTCTTTAGACGGAAACTCAAACCGGCTGTCCGGCCCGTGTGCAACTCGCACTgcgtg ATCAGCCCAGCAGATGGGAAGATCCTGCACTTTGGGCGTGTGCGGAACTGTGAGGTGGAGCAAGTCAAAGGTGTCACCTACTCTTTGGAGACCTTCCTGGGACCCCACACCTGGGCTGAGGCCATCAACTGCACCATCAAGCCATCAA ATGAAGAGGACCCCAGCTCATTCCAGGACCTGCTGGTGACTAAAGAGGGGAATGAGCTGTTCCACTGTGTGGTGTACCTGGCTCCAGGAGACTACCACTGCTTCCACTCCCCCACAGACTGGAGGGTGGCCCACAGAAGACACTTCCCTG GCTCTCTGATGTCAGTGAACCCTGGCGTGGCTCGCTGGATCAAAGAACTGTTCTGCCATAACGAGAGAGTGGTGCTGAGCGGAGAGTGGACACACGGCTTCTTCTCCCTCACCGCTGTAGGAGCCACCAATGTGGGCTCCATACGCATCTACTTTGACAAG GAGCTTCGGACCAACAGCCCGCGCTACAGCAAAGGCTCATACAACGACTTCAGCTACTTGTCTAACAACAACCAGGAGGGCGTGAGCATGAGGAAAGGGGAGCACCTGGGAGAGTTCAACCTGGGCTCCACCATCGTCCTGCTCTTCGAGGCTCCGCACGACTTCACCTTCAACCTGAAGGCCGGCCAGAAGATCCGCTACGGAGAACCCCTGGGGACTATGTGA
- the LOC115147163 gene encoding phosphatidylserine decarboxylase proenzyme, mitochondrial-like isoform X5 — protein sequence MSRPVLRLRSWPLSFLYYFLTFGALKPLAKVGWRPTSRVALYKTIPTRLLSRAWGRLNQVELPTWLRKPVYSLYIWTFGVNMQEAAVEDLIQYRNLGEFFRRKLKPAVRPVCNSHCVISPADGKILHFGRVRNCEVEQVKGVTYSLETFLGPHTWAEAINCTIKPSNEEDPSSFQDLLVTKEGNELFHCVVYLAPGDYHCFHSPTDWRVAHRRHFPGSLMSVNPGVARWIKELFCHNERVVLSGEWTHGFFSLTAVGATNVGSIRIYFDKELRTNSPRYSKGSYNDFSYLSNNNQEGVSMRKGEHLGEFNLGSTIVLLFEAPHDFTFNLKAGQKIRYGEPLGTM from the exons ATGTCCCGGCCCGTCTTGCGGCTGCGCTCATGGCCGCTCAGCTTCCTCTACTACTTCCTGACCTTCGGTGCACTCAAGCCCCTGGCCAAGGTCGGCTGGAGACCAACAAGCAGG GTTGCTCTGTACAAGACCATCCCAACACGGCTGCTGTCTCGGGCCTGGGGTCGCCTGAACCAGGTGGAACTACCCACCTGGCTGAGAAAGCCAGTCTACAGTCTGTATATCTGGACGTTTGGCGTCAACATGCAGGAGGCGGCTGTGGAAGACCTAATTCAGTACAGGAACCTGGGAGAGTTCTTTAGACGGAAACTCAAACCGGCTGTCCGGCCCGTGTGCAACTCGCACTgcgtg ATCAGCCCAGCAGATGGGAAGATCCTGCACTTTGGGCGTGTGCGGAACTGTGAGGTGGAGCAAGTCAAAGGTGTCACCTACTCTTTGGAGACCTTCCTGGGACCCCACACCTGGGCTGAGGCCATCAACTGCACCATCAAGCCATCAA ATGAAGAGGACCCCAGCTCATTCCAGGACCTGCTGGTGACTAAAGAGGGGAATGAGCTGTTCCACTGTGTGGTGTACCTGGCTCCAGGAGACTACCACTGCTTCCACTCCCCCACAGACTGGAGGGTGGCCCACAGAAGACACTTCCCTG GCTCTCTGATGTCAGTGAACCCTGGCGTGGCTCGCTGGATCAAAGAACTGTTCTGCCATAACGAGAGAGTGGTGCTGAGCGGAGAGTGGACACACGGCTTCTTCTCCCTCACCGCTGTAGGAGCCACCAATGTGGGCTCCATACGCATCTACTTTGACAAG GAGCTTCGGACCAACAGCCCGCGCTACAGCAAAGGCTCATACAACGACTTCAGCTACTTGTCTAACAACAACCAGGAGGGCGTGAGCATGAGGAAAGGGGAGCACCTGGGAGAGTTCAACCTGGGCTCCACCATCGTCCTGCTCTTCGAGGCTCCGCACGACTTCACCTTCAACCTGAAGGCCGGCCAGAAGATCCGCTACGGAGAACCCCTGGGGACTATGTGA
- the si:ch211-202f5.3 gene encoding uncharacterized protein si:ch211-202f5.3: MNLSLGSSYGEVTIPRAKLRSAEDSTIIINPMALESTYSNRNSSLNPYGAFKPNEESQAPSDVTKDGDGDASNPSRYNGQSSYTVQEDKEEEVGRSRACCLRCRRK; encoded by the coding sequence ATGAATCTGTCTCTGGGCAGCTCTTATGGAGAAGTGACCATCCCTCGGGCCAAGCTACGTTCTGCAGAGGACAGCACGATCATCATCAACCCCATGGCCCTGGAAAGTACCTACAGCAACCGCAACTCTTCCCTCAACCCGTACGGTGCCTTCAAACCCAATGAGGAGTCGCAAGCCCCCTCAGACGTTACCAAGGATGGGGATGGTGACGCCTCAAACCCCTCGCGCTACAACGGCCAGTCCTCCTACACAGTGCAGGAAGACAAGGAAGAGGAGGTGGGTCGCTCTCGGGCCTGCTGCCTGCGCTGCCGAAGGAAGTGA